One genomic segment of Microbacterium maritypicum includes these proteins:
- a CDS encoding thioredoxin family protein, which yields MELTLVSSSFCGACARTRTVLAEAARFLPEATVIEIDVAQSPDAAEELDIEFTPTVIIRDDAGAEVFRATGVPTVPQVLTAAVKALPA from the coding sequence ATGGAACTGACCCTGGTGTCGTCGTCGTTCTGCGGCGCCTGCGCACGCACGCGGACCGTGCTCGCCGAGGCCGCGCGGTTCCTCCCCGAAGCGACCGTCATCGAGATCGACGTGGCACAGAGCCCGGATGCGGCAGAGGAGCTCGACATCGAGTTCACGCCCACCGTGATCATCCGCGATGATGCCGGTGCGGAGGTGTTCCGCGCCACCGGTGTGCCGACGGTCCCGCAGGTGCTCACCGCCGCGGTGAAGGCCCTCCCGGCCTGA
- a CDS encoding methylated-DNA--[protein]-cysteine S-methyltransferase, producing MSAFGTVSTPVGVIGVVSDGAAITRVMWRSTPPEGVVVPPDPAADPLLVEALAQLTAYFDGTLRRFDVPIDLGEQTAATRAVLTALHETVGQGETITYGGLAARSGTEVPARGIGSIMGANPVPLIVPCHRVVAGDGLGGYSGGDEGRGLETKRWLLEHEGALPTSLF from the coding sequence ATGTCGGCCTTCGGAACGGTCTCGACTCCCGTCGGTGTCATCGGCGTGGTCAGCGACGGTGCGGCGATCACCCGCGTCATGTGGCGGTCGACTCCGCCCGAGGGCGTAGTCGTCCCGCCGGACCCTGCCGCCGATCCCCTGCTCGTCGAAGCGCTGGCGCAGCTCACCGCCTACTTCGACGGCACACTGCGTCGCTTCGACGTTCCCATCGATCTCGGCGAGCAGACCGCGGCGACGAGGGCGGTGCTCACGGCCCTCCACGAGACGGTCGGGCAGGGGGAGACGATCACCTACGGCGGACTCGCGGCGCGCAGCGGCACGGAGGTGCCGGCCAGGGGCATCGGATCGATCATGGGCGCGAATCCCGTTCCGCTGATCGTGCCCTGCCATCGGGTCGTCGCGGGCGACGGACTCGGCGGATACTCCGGCGGTGACGAGGGGCGGGGACTCGAGACCAAGCGCTGGCTGCTGGAGCATGAGGGGGCTCTGCCGACTTCTCTGTTCTGA
- a CDS encoding SDR family oxidoreductase produces MRIVVAGGTGTVGRHTVEAVRAAGHDAVVLSRSRGVDLVTGEGLGHALAGADAVIDVTSIETRKASEAIEFFTAATGNLAAAAADAGVGHFVLLSIVGIDRMPYDYYAGKIAQEKVVEASRVPWTTLRATQFHEFAAQMFRRAKLGPLHMAPKARTQPVAARKVGSRLAALAAAPPQGRARDLAGPREEQLADMVRAYARREGYRGWVPTLNVPGPQMAGMRAGLGLPGPDAELGRQSFAEWLAAD; encoded by the coding sequence ATGAGGATCGTCGTCGCAGGAGGAACCGGAACCGTCGGGCGGCACACCGTCGAGGCGGTGCGGGCCGCGGGGCACGACGCCGTCGTCCTGAGCCGGTCACGGGGAGTCGACCTGGTGACCGGAGAGGGCCTGGGCCACGCCCTGGCCGGCGCGGACGCGGTGATCGACGTCACGAGCATCGAGACGCGCAAAGCCAGCGAAGCGATCGAGTTCTTCACCGCGGCGACAGGGAACCTGGCCGCGGCAGCCGCCGACGCGGGGGTCGGACACTTCGTGCTGTTGTCGATCGTCGGGATCGACCGCATGCCCTACGACTATTACGCCGGCAAGATCGCCCAGGAGAAGGTCGTCGAGGCGTCGCGCGTTCCGTGGACGACCCTGCGAGCGACGCAGTTCCACGAGTTCGCGGCGCAGATGTTCAGACGGGCGAAGTTGGGCCCGCTCCACATGGCTCCCAAGGCCCGGACACAGCCCGTGGCCGCCCGCAAGGTGGGTTCACGCCTCGCCGCCCTCGCAGCAGCGCCACCCCAAGGCCGTGCACGGGACCTCGCCGGGCCTCGCGAGGAGCAGCTGGCGGACATGGTCCGCGCGTACGCCCGGCGCGAGGGATACCGTGGCTGGGTGCCGACGCTGAACGTGCCGGGGCCGCAGATGGCCGGCATGAGGGCAGGGCTCGGTCTCCCCGGTCCCGACGCCGAGCTCGGACGTCAGAGCTTCGCGGAGTGGCTCGCTGCAGACTAG
- the thrC gene encoding threonine synthase, giving the protein MQFISTRGGMQPQSFSETLLEGLAPDGGLAVPEVMPTVDGETLERWRALTYPQLATEVLGLFATDIPRADLARMTDAAYADFPDGVVPLRAIDDDLTLVGLSEGPTLAFKDMAMQFLGQVLEYTLERNDSVLNILGATSGDTGSAAEHALRGKERVAVFMLSPQGRMSAFQRAQMFSLDDANVHNISVEGVFDDCQNLVKKLAGDLDFKRAQHLGAVNSINLARITAQTVYYFWAWLRATDAGGWTELSFTVPSGNFGNILSGFFAKQMGLPIRRLVLAANENNVLDEFFRTGVYRPRSAAQTLATSSPSMDISKASNLERFIFELVDRDPARVVGAWDDLEAQGHFDFSSEQERFLEEFGIVSGTSTHEDRLATIRSVYETTGEVIDPHTADGVKVAREYVEPGVPMLVLETAKPEKFAETIHEAIGVELGYAPELQEMLDAPQHVTEMADDEHALRAFIQANALH; this is encoded by the coding sequence GTGCAGTTCATCTCCACCCGCGGCGGCATGCAGCCGCAGTCGTTCAGCGAGACGCTGCTGGAGGGCCTCGCGCCCGACGGCGGCCTGGCTGTGCCCGAGGTCATGCCGACCGTCGACGGCGAGACGCTCGAGCGCTGGCGTGCGCTGACCTACCCGCAGCTCGCGACCGAGGTGCTCGGGCTGTTCGCGACCGACATCCCGCGCGCGGACCTGGCGCGGATGACGGATGCGGCCTACGCCGACTTCCCCGACGGTGTGGTGCCGCTGCGGGCGATCGATGACGATCTGACTCTGGTCGGTCTGTCCGAAGGCCCCACCCTGGCGTTCAAGGACATGGCCATGCAGTTCCTCGGCCAGGTGCTCGAATACACGCTGGAGCGCAACGACTCCGTGCTCAACATCCTCGGCGCCACCTCGGGAGACACCGGCTCGGCGGCCGAGCACGCCCTGCGCGGCAAGGAGCGCGTCGCCGTGTTCATGCTGTCGCCGCAGGGGCGCATGAGCGCATTCCAGCGGGCGCAGATGTTCTCGCTCGACGACGCGAACGTGCACAACATCTCGGTCGAGGGGGTCTTCGACGACTGCCAGAACCTGGTCAAGAAGCTCGCGGGAGATCTCGACTTCAAGCGGGCGCAGCACCTCGGCGCGGTGAACTCCATCAACCTGGCGCGCATCACGGCGCAGACCGTCTACTACTTCTGGGCCTGGCTGCGCGCCACGGATGCCGGCGGCTGGACCGAGCTGTCGTTCACCGTGCCCTCCGGGAACTTCGGCAACATCCTCTCCGGGTTCTTCGCCAAGCAGATGGGGCTGCCGATCCGTCGCCTCGTGCTCGCCGCGAACGAGAACAACGTGCTGGACGAGTTCTTCCGCACCGGCGTCTACCGCCCGCGCAGCGCCGCCCAGACGCTCGCGACCTCCAGCCCCTCGATGGACATCTCCAAGGCATCGAACCTCGAGCGCTTCATCTTCGAGCTGGTCGACCGCGATCCTGCCCGCGTCGTCGGCGCCTGGGACGACCTCGAGGCACAGGGCCACTTCGACTTCTCCTCCGAGCAGGAGCGCTTCCTCGAGGAGTTCGGCATCGTCAGCGGCACGTCGACCCACGAGGACCGACTGGCGACCATCCGCTCGGTGTACGAGACGACCGGTGAAGTCATCGACCCGCACACGGCCGACGGCGTCAAGGTCGCGCGCGAGTATGTCGAGCCCGGCGTACCGATGCTGGTGCTCGAGACCGCCAAGCCGGAGAAGTTCGCCGAGACCATCCACGAGGCCATCGGCGTCGAGCTCGGCTATGCGCCGGAGCTGCAGGAGATGCTCGATGCCCCGCAGCATGTGACCGAGATGGCCGATGACGAGCACGCGCTCCGCGCCTTCATCCAGGCGAACGCGCTGCACTGA